The genomic interval AGCGGTGATGTAAACCTTATGGTCTTGCAAGAGCGTGCGAACTGTATCACGTAATAGCGTTGCGTGGTGACCCGATAAAGGTGCCACAACTAAAACCACCGGATCTTCTTTGAGTTTCTTGATCACTTCGACATCGTCAGAGAAGCGCTTAAAACGTACTAAATTACAAAATGGTTTTGCAAGCGTGGTTATTTCATGGATGGCAACTTCGCGACCGTGGGTTTGAACTGAGCGCATACCGAATTCTAGTTTTTTATAGTTTTTACCAAGACGGTAAAGAAGGTCGTAGCTAGCCTCTAAACGCTCAGATCCTTGAACTATCGATGCTGGATTGGAGGCGTTAATGCAAGCCTCTGATGCAGCGCGCGCCCAAGAGCTGACTGGTTGAAGTAATGCTTTTTGAAATTCGTGCAACTGATATAGCATGGTACCTCCCTCCGGAGGTACAGTGTATCCGCTTATTATGCTCGATTAAGCTAATACGCGGGCGATTGCTTTGGCCACTTTATCAATATTTTTAGTATTGAGGGCCGCCACACAAATGCGTCCAGTAGAGAGGGCGTAAATGCCATCTTCTTTCTGTAAGCGTTCAACTTGCTCTGCAGTTAAGCCTGAGTAAGAAAACATGCCACGTTGTTTCTCGATGAAAGCAAAGTCTTGCTTCACACCAGCAGCTGCGAGTTTTTCAACAAAACCATGACGCATCGTCTTAATACGATCACGCATTTCTGCTAATTCAGCTTCCCAGAGCTGATGTAATTCTGGTGAATTCAAAACAGCGGCTGCAATAGCTGCTCCGTGAGTTGGTGGATTGGAGTAGTTGGTACGAATCACATGCTTCAATTGCGACAGCACGCGAGTAGATTCATTTTTGCTCTGAGTCACGATAGACAATGCACCAACACGTTCGCCATAGAGCGAGAATGATTTTGAGAAAGAGCTGGACACAAAGAAAGACATGCCTGATTGCGCAAAGAGACGTACTGCAATCCCGTCTTGTTCAATGCCGGCTGCGAAGCCTTGGTAAGCCATATCCAAGAAGGGGAGGAGCCCTTTAGCCTTGCAGATATCAATCACTTTTGGCCACTGCGCTTCTGTGATATCCGCCCCAGTAGGATTGTGGCAGCATGCGTGCAGCAACACCGTCGTGTTTTTTGGGAAAGACTCCAAAGATTTCACCATGCCATCGAAATCAACGCCACGTCTCTTGCCATCAAAATAGGTGTACTCGACTACCTCAAATCCAGCAGATTCAAAAATACCGCGATGGTTTTCCCATGTAGGGTTACTGATAGCGCAAGGTGCATTTAAATTCAGACGTTTGATAAAGTCTGCGCCTACACGTAAAGCGCCTGTACCGCCCAAACATTCAGCTGTCACTACTCGACCATCTTTAATAAGGGCAGAATCTGAGCCGAATAATAAATTTTGTACTGCAGCGTTGTACGGATTTAGACCCTCGATGGGGATGTAGTTGCGAGGTAAATGCTTTGCAACAATAGCTTCCTCTGCTTCGATCACTGCTTTTAAAAGTGGTACCTTGCCCTCATCTGTGTAATAGACACCAACACCTAAATTCACCTTGTCACCGCGCTGGTCTGCAACATAGGCTTCGGTAAGGCCAAAAATCGGATCTTTAGGGGCTAATTGAACTGAGGCAAACAGGGTCATTGGAGGTGGGAAAGAATGGTTGTGGGGTTTTTTGGTTTGTATTTGACGTTAAATTCGGCTTAATTCTCGGTTTTTGAGTTCAGAATCAACTATTTTCTAAGAAAAACGGCAAAATCATTGTTTGTACAAAATTTTCTGTGAAGAAAGCTCACAGGTGAAATGATAGCCGAGATGCCCCCTAAATTGCCCAAAATTGAATCCAATTCTGAAGTAAAAGCGGTAAATAAAAGCCCAGTGGCAGATCCTTTGGGCGAGGCAGGTCACGATCTTGATCCGGCGAAATTCGTCACCTGCCCTAACTCCCCTTATCAGCTTTACCAGCCTTTTCCCCCTGCTGGAGATCAACCGCAGGCAATTGACGCCATAGTTGAAGGTATTGAGGACGGCTTGACCTTCCAGACGCTTTTGGGCGTAACGGGGTCTGGCAAGACCTACACAATGGCTAATGTGATCGCCCGAACAGGTCGTCCAGCCATTATTTTTGCCCCCAATAAGACTCTGGCTGCCCAACTTTATAGTGAATTTAGAGAGTTTTTCCCGAAAAATGCCGTTGAGTACTTTGTTAGCTATTACGACTACTACCAGCCAGAGGCTTACGTCCCTCAACGCGACATTTTTATAGAAAAAGACTCCTCGATTAATGAGTACATCGAGCAGATGCGTTTATCGGCTACTAAGAGTTTGTTAGAACGTCGAGACGTCATTATCGTAGCTACGGTATCTGCAATTTACGGCATCGGCAATCCTGGTGACTATCACAGTATGGTGATGACATTGCGACCAGGCGACAAGATGAGTCAGCGCGATATTTTGATGCGCTTGATCGCGATGCAATATGCCCGTAATGAAACAGATTTCAAGCGTGGTGTATTTCGTGTTCGTGGCGACACGATTGATATCTTTCCTGCTGAACATAACGAACTAGCAGTACGCGTTGAGCTATTTGATGACGTTATTGAAAGCTTGCAATTTTTTGACCCTCTCACTGGAAGAGTTCGTCAAAAAATTCTGCATTTTACAGTTTACCCAAGTTCGCACTACGTGACACCACGCGATACTGTTTTGAAAGCTATTGAAACTATCAAAATAGAATTACGAACTCGCTTGGATGAGTTCGTGAAAGAGGGTAAGCTAATAGAGGCGCAACGTCTCGAGCAGCGCACTCGTTTTGATTTGGAGATGCTCAATGAGTTTGGTGTCTGCAAGGGGATTGAGAACTACTCACGGCATCTCTCTGGAGCTACTCCTGAGGAGGCCCCTCCTACCCTGGTGGACTATCTTCCTAACGATGCTTTGATGTTTCTCGATGAAAGTCATGTACTGATTGGGCAACTCAATGCCATGTACAACGGAGACAAGTCGCGTAAACATACTTTGGTGGAATTTGGTTTTCGCTTACCCTCAGCAATGGATAATCGTCCGCTGAAATTTACCGAGTTTGAAACCAAGATGCGTCAAACAATATTTGTTTCCGCTACTCCAGCTGAGTACGAGAATACGCATCAAGGTCAAGTAGTTGAGCAAGTTGCTAGGCCTACTGGATTGGTGGATCCGGAAATTGAAGTCTTACCTGCAAGCACTCAAGTGGATGATTTATTGGATCAAATTCACGCGCGTGTCAAAGTGGGTGAACGTGTATTAGTAACCGTGCTGACTAAACGCATGGCTGAACAGTTAACAGACTATCTATCTGACAATGGCGTTAAAGTACGTTATGTGCATTCGGATATCGACACAGTAGAACGTGTTGAAATTTTGCGTGACTTACGTTTGGGCGTCTTCGATGTTTTGGTTGGTATTAATTTATTGCGCGAAGGTTTGGATATTCCCGAAGTTTCTTTAGTGGCAATTTTGGATGCAGATAAAGAAGGATTCTTGCGCTCAGAGCGCAGCTTGATCCAGACGATTGGTCGAGCAGCGCGTAATGTCCGTGGAAAAGCCATTTTGTATGCTGATAAGGTTACTGATTCCATGCGTAGGGCCATGGGGGAGACCGAAAGACGCCGTGCCAAGCAAATTACCTTTAATAAACTTCATGGAATTGAGCCCAAGGGTGTACAAAAGCGTATCAAGGACATCATTGATGGCGTCTATGACGTGAAAGAGAAACGTCAGGAGATGCAAATAGAGCAGGAGCGGGCCCGCTATGAAGATATGGGTGAGAAAGGCTTGGCTGCAGAGATTAAGCGCCTCGAGAAGCAAATGAACGCTGAGGCTAAAAATTTAGAGTTTGAAAAGGCTGCTAGCACCCGCGATAGGCTTACCAAGGTCAAAGAAATAGCTTTTGGAGCCCGGCCTAGAGACGCAATCGCTTAAATCCAGGTCCCCTATGGGGATTTTTGGGACAATTCCCGAGCAAATTCTTGGGTTATATGATAAAGTTGAGCGTAATGGTCGGGTATTATCTGCTCGACTGTTAGCTGTCCATAACCATCCATTACCAAGGTGACATATGAGACTTACAACCAAAGGTCGTTTTGCAGTAACCGCAATGATTGATTTAGCGCTGCGTGAAGCGCAGGGGCCAGTGACTCTGGCCGGAATCAGTCAAAGACAAAAGATTTCCCTCTCCTATCTCGAGCAATTGTTCGGCAAACTACGCCGCTTCAATATAGTCGAGAGTACACGCGGTCCTGGTGGTGGATACACCCTAGCACGTCCATCTTCAGAGGTGAGTGTTGTCGACATTATGGTCGCTGTCGATGAGCCTCTTGATGCAACTCAGTGCGGCGGTAAAGGAAATTGTCATAGCGATGAAGAGAGTCATGGCCGCTGCATGACTCATGACCTATGGAGTAATTTAAATTCCAAAATGGTTGAGTACTTAAGCCCAGTCAGTTTGCGTGATCTTGTTCAGCAGCAAGAAGGCCGCGGAGTTGTTATTCAAGACATGTGCCAGAAGAAAATAAAAGTTGAGAGTGCGAAAAAAGCAGAGAAAACTGCCCCCGCACTAGCGGCTAAAAAAGAAATCGCTCCAAAGGCGCCATTAATAAACTCTGTATTCAATTTGGCGCGACAAAGTTAATAACGTACTACCCATTGATAGATAAACCATGAACGCCCCAAAAGACCTGCCACAGCAACCGGTTCCGATGTTTAGCCCAAAGCATTTTCCGGTGTACATGGACTACTCTGCTACAACACCGATTGATTCTCGTGTGGTTGACAAAATGTTGCCTTATTTGCGTGAGCAATTTGGTAATGCTGCTTCTCGAAGTCACGCCTATGGTTGGGCTGCTGAAGAAGCGGTTGAATGGGCTCGCTCAGAGGTTGCTCAATTAATCCACGCTGACCCAAGAGAAATCGTATTCACCAGTGGTGCGACTGAAAGCATTAATTTGGCATTAAAGGGTGCAGCGCATTTCTACAAAGATCGTGGTAATCACATCATTACGGTGAAGACTGAGCACAAAGCCACTCTGGATACTTGCCGTGAGCTGGAGCGTGAAGGTTTCGAAGTGACTTACCTCGACATGTTGCCTAATGGCTTAATTGATTTCACTCAACTTGAAACGGTGATGAGGCTAGGTACCATTTTGGCATCGGTGATGTATGTCAATAATGAAATTGGCGTTGTGCAAGATATTCCTTGTATTGGGGAATTGTGTCGTTCCCGTGGTGTGATTTTTCATGTAGATGCTGCTCAAGCAACCGGCAAGATAGACATTGATCTAGAAAAAACTACAGTCGACTTAATGAGTTTTTCGGCTCACAAGACTTATGGGCCTAAAGGCATTGGCGCTTTGTTTGTGCGTCGTAAGCCACGTATTCGCATAGAAGCGCAAATTCATGGCGGTGGCCATGAGCGCGGTATGCGTTCAGGCACATTAGCTGTTCACCAGATCGTAGGTATGGGGGAAGCGTTTCGCATTGCTCGAATGGAGATGGCCGAAGAAAACAAACGTATTCGTACTTTGCGTGATCGCTTGCTAAATGGCTTAAAAGATATAGAAGAGGTTTATGTGAACGGCGATATGGATGATCGTGTTCCGCATAACCTCAATATCAGCTTTAACTACGTTGAAGGTGAATCAATGTTGATGGCTCTGAAAGACTTGGCAATTTCATCTGGTTCGGCATGTACCTCAGCGTCACTTGAGCCGTCTTATGTATTGCGCGCCTTAGGCCGCAATGATGAATTGGCGCATAGTTCTATTCGTTTTACCTTAGGCCGCTTTACTACAGAGGAAGAGGTTGATTTCACTATTAAGCTAGTGCAAGAGAAGATTGCTAAGTTGCGTGAGTTATCCCCACTTTGGGAGATGTACAAGAACGGAATCGACCTCAGCACGATTCAATGGGCAGCACACTAAGAAATATTTGAGACGAAAGAGGAAAATACCATGGCATATAGCGAAAAGGTCATTGACCACTACGAGCATCCCCGTAACGTTGGCTCATTTGAGAAGGGTGATGATAGTGTTGGTACTGGCATGGTTGGCGCTCCAGCTTGTGGAGACGTGATGAAGTTGCAGATTCGCGTGAATGATCAAGGTGTTATTGAAGATGCAAAGTTTAAGACTTACGGTTGTGGCTCTGCGATTGCCTCATCTTCATTGGTAACCGAATGGGTTAAGGGTAAAACTTTGGACCAAGCGCTTGAGATCAAAAACTCACTCATCGCAGAAGAGTTGGCTTTGCCACCAGTGAAAATTCACTGCTCTATTTTGGCGGAAGATGCGATAAAAGCGGCAGTTGCAGATTACACAGAAAAGCATATGGCGAAATAAGCAGAGATCACTATGGCTATTACCTTAACTGACAAAGCAGCAGCACACGTGAACCGCAATTTAGAAAAGCGCGGTAAAGGTTGTGGTTTACGCTTGGGTGTTCGTACTACAGGTTGCTCTGGTTTAGCCTATCAGCTCGAGTATGTAGATGAGCCTGCTGCTGAAGACCAGGTATTTGAGTCAAATGGAATAAAAGTATTCGTTGATCCAAAGAGTTTGGCTTATTTGGATGGTACAGAGCTAGACTTTGTACGTGAGGGTTTGAACGAAGGGTTTAAGTTTCAAAATCCAAACGTAAAAGATGAGTGTGGTTGTGGCGAATCCTTCCGCATCTGACGATTACTTCCGTTTCTTTGGATTAAAACAGCAATTCAACATCGATTTGCCTGCCCTTGACCAGGCATATTTAGCAGTTCAGAAAGAAGTACATCCAGATCGTCATGCGCGCGGTAGTGATGCCGAGCAACGTCTTGCAATGCAGATGGCTACATTGGCAAATACTGCGTTTCAGACACTCAAGAATCCGATTCAGCGTGGCTTATATATATGTCAGCTCCATGGAGTGGATGCTAAGTTAGAAACAAATACTGCCATGCCCACTGCTTTTCTGATGAAGCAGATGGAATGGCGCGAGAACCTGGATGAGCAGGCTGCAGACTTGCCCTCTTTAGAGGCTTTGATGATTGAGGTCGAAGAAGCTAAAGAGGAGACTCTTGCGGAAATTGCTCAAGCTATTGATGGCGCAAAAAAATACCAGCGCGCGGTTGAATTACTACGCGGTTTACTCTTTATCGATAAGTTTGCGGTTGAACTTGACGACACTATTGCAGCCTTCATTTAGCTCTCGCTAACGATAAACTCTATCCCTTATGGCCTTATTACAAATCTCTGAACCTGGAAAATCGCTGGCACCTCACCAGCGCCGTATTGCAGTTGGTATCGATTTAGGAACTACGAATTCTCTTGTAGCCATTGTGCGCGATGGCCTTCCCAAGGTATTGCCAGATTCCCAAGGCCGAGAATTGCTGCCATCAGTTATTCGTTATTTGCCAAATGGTAGAACCCAGGCTGGTTTTGAAGCACTCGAGAGTG from Polynucleobacter necessarius carries:
- a CDS encoding amino acid aminotransferase; the protein is MTLFASVQLAPKDPIFGLTEAYVADQRGDKVNLGVGVYYTDEGKVPLLKAVIEAEEAIVAKHLPRNYIPIEGLNPYNAAVQNLLFGSDSALIKDGRVVTAECLGGTGALRVGADFIKRLNLNAPCAISNPTWENHRGIFESAGFEVVEYTYFDGKRRGVDFDGMVKSLESFPKNTTVLLHACCHNPTGADITEAQWPKVIDICKAKGLLPFLDMAYQGFAAGIEQDGIAVRLFAQSGMSFFVSSSFSKSFSLYGERVGALSIVTQSKNESTRVLSQLKHVIRTNYSNPPTHGAAIAAAVLNSPELHQLWEAELAEMRDRIKTMRHGFVEKLAAAGVKQDFAFIEKQRGMFSYSGLTAEQVERLQKEDGIYALSTGRICVAALNTKNIDKVAKAIARVLA
- the uvrB gene encoding excinuclease ABC subunit UvrB, with product MPPKLPKIESNSEVKAVNKSPVADPLGEAGHDLDPAKFVTCPNSPYQLYQPFPPAGDQPQAIDAIVEGIEDGLTFQTLLGVTGSGKTYTMANVIARTGRPAIIFAPNKTLAAQLYSEFREFFPKNAVEYFVSYYDYYQPEAYVPQRDIFIEKDSSINEYIEQMRLSATKSLLERRDVIIVATVSAIYGIGNPGDYHSMVMTLRPGDKMSQRDILMRLIAMQYARNETDFKRGVFRVRGDTIDIFPAEHNELAVRVELFDDVIESLQFFDPLTGRVRQKILHFTVYPSSHYVTPRDTVLKAIETIKIELRTRLDEFVKEGKLIEAQRLEQRTRFDLEMLNEFGVCKGIENYSRHLSGATPEEAPPTLVDYLPNDALMFLDESHVLIGQLNAMYNGDKSRKHTLVEFGFRLPSAMDNRPLKFTEFETKMRQTIFVSATPAEYENTHQGQVVEQVARPTGLVDPEIEVLPASTQVDDLLDQIHARVKVGERVLVTVLTKRMAEQLTDYLSDNGVKVRYVHSDIDTVERVEILRDLRLGVFDVLVGINLLREGLDIPEVSLVAILDADKEGFLRSERSLIQTIGRAARNVRGKAILYADKVTDSMRRAMGETERRRAKQITFNKLHGIEPKGVQKRIKDIIDGVYDVKEKRQEMQIEQERARYEDMGEKGLAAEIKRLEKQMNAEAKNLEFEKAASTRDRLTKVKEIAFGARPRDAIA
- a CDS encoding Fe-S cluster assembly transcription factor, with translation MRLTTKGRFAVTAMIDLALREAQGPVTLAGISQRQKISLSYLEQLFGKLRRFNIVESTRGPGGGYTLARPSSEVSVVDIMVAVDEPLDATQCGGKGNCHSDEESHGRCMTHDLWSNLNSKMVEYLSPVSLRDLVQQQEGRGVVIQDMCQKKIKVESAKKAEKTAPALAAKKEIAPKAPLINSVFNLARQS
- a CDS encoding IscS subfamily cysteine desulfurase; amino-acid sequence: MNAPKDLPQQPVPMFSPKHFPVYMDYSATTPIDSRVVDKMLPYLREQFGNAASRSHAYGWAAEEAVEWARSEVAQLIHADPREIVFTSGATESINLALKGAAHFYKDRGNHIITVKTEHKATLDTCRELEREGFEVTYLDMLPNGLIDFTQLETVMRLGTILASVMYVNNEIGVVQDIPCIGELCRSRGVIFHVDAAQATGKIDIDLEKTTVDLMSFSAHKTYGPKGIGALFVRRKPRIRIEAQIHGGGHERGMRSGTLAVHQIVGMGEAFRIARMEMAEENKRIRTLRDRLLNGLKDIEEVYVNGDMDDRVPHNLNISFNYVEGESMLMALKDLAISSGSACTSASLEPSYVLRALGRNDELAHSSIRFTLGRFTTEEEVDFTIKLVQEKIAKLRELSPLWEMYKNGIDLSTIQWAAH
- the iscU gene encoding Fe-S cluster assembly scaffold IscU, translating into MAYSEKVIDHYEHPRNVGSFEKGDDSVGTGMVGAPACGDVMKLQIRVNDQGVIEDAKFKTYGCGSAIASSSLVTEWVKGKTLDQALEIKNSLIAEELALPPVKIHCSILAEDAIKAAVADYTEKHMAK
- the iscA gene encoding iron-sulfur cluster assembly protein IscA, which gives rise to MAITLTDKAAAHVNRNLEKRGKGCGLRLGVRTTGCSGLAYQLEYVDEPAAEDQVFESNGIKVFVDPKSLAYLDGTELDFVREGLNEGFKFQNPNVKDECGCGESFRI
- the hscB gene encoding Fe-S protein assembly co-chaperone HscB translates to MANPSASDDYFRFFGLKQQFNIDLPALDQAYLAVQKEVHPDRHARGSDAEQRLAMQMATLANTAFQTLKNPIQRGLYICQLHGVDAKLETNTAMPTAFLMKQMEWRENLDEQAADLPSLEALMIEVEEAKEETLAEIAQAIDGAKKYQRAVELLRGLLFIDKFAVELDDTIAAFI